CGGACCCGGCTCGGGCGGCGCGCGGCGGCGACGCCCATCAGGTTTTCGAGCAGCGCTGCAACACCGCTGTCGGCCAGACGGTGATAGCGGTGCCGGCCCTGCGTCTCCACGGCGATCAGCGACGCCTCCTGCAGCCGCGCCAAATGCGAGCTGCAAGTCTGCTTGGTCACACCGGCCTCGACGGCCAACTCGCTGGCCGTAAGCGACAGGCCGCCAAGAAGTGCCGTCAAGATGTTGGCGCGCGCCGGATCGCCGATCAGGGACGCGATATAGGCGATGTCCGGTCCGTGTTTCATAGTTCGATCATGACCGAACTATTAGCTGCGAGCAAGCTGATATCAAAGATCTCCGAAGCGGACGTTTCCCGTGGGATCTTGAGGAGCTTCCAGGCATGAACTCTCCAGCTTTCAACCGCAAGTCCGTTCGCTTGGAGAGAGAGCCTAGGATCGCAGGCGATCCGACTGGAAGCCCCTTCGCCTGGCTTCGCGCTTTGGGAGCTTTACTCGGCCGTGCCTACAGGGCCCATTGCGCGGAAGACCAGCTCGCAGACCTGGACGAGCGTCTTCTCAGAGATATCGGCCTGACACGCCGCGAAGTCCGCAGCGCGGTCTGGGGACGCAAGCTTGCAGACTCCGGTGGGGTTCGGCTGCCAGACGAGCCAAGGCCGAGATAGCGGTTCTGCCACTGTCACGAATTCGACGCCGGCTTGACAGGGCGACCACCGCTTTCCCGCTTTGACGGCAAGGCCGAGCGCTGATAGTCAGACGCTCATGCAGCAGCCCGTCCGGATCGCGCCCTCCATTCTCTCCGCCGACTTCGCCAGCCTGGGGCAGGAGGTGCGTGCGGTCGACGCCGCCGGTGCCGACTATCTGCACGTGGACGTGATGGACGGCCATTTCGTACCGAACATCACCATCGGCCCGCAGGTCGTGGCGGCGTTACGGCCACACTCGGCCAAGACCTTCGACGTGCACCTCATGATCGCGCCGGTCGACCCCTATGTGGAAGCCTTCGCCAAGGCGGGCGCCGACATCCTGACGGTCCATCCGGAAGCTGGATATCACCTGCATCGCACGCTGCAGCTCGTCAAATCCTGCGGCAAGAAGGCCGGCGTCTCGCTCAATCCAGGGACGCCCGTGTCCGTCGTCGAGCCGGTGCTGAGCGAGCTCGACCTGATCCTGGTGATGAGCGTCAACCCCGGTTTCGGAGGGCAATCCTTCATCCCCGAGGCGCTGGAGAAGATCCGATCGCTGCGCGCGATGATCGACGCCAGCGGCCGCAAGATCGACCTGGAGGTCGATGGCGGCATCAATCGGGAGACGGCACCGCAAGCGGTCGCCGCCGGTGCCGACGTGCTGGTCGCCGGCACCGCCACCTTCATTGGCGGCCCCGAGGCTTATGCCGACAATATCCGCGCCCTGCGCGGCGCCTGAGGCGCGGAGGCGGCGCAACAGCCATGGGCGAGCGCCGCTTAGCCGAGTCCCCTGCGCCCAAGGCGCATCGCCGGCCTCGAGTCGGATCGCGACGGCAGCCAGGCTTCCTGACCCGCTGGCGCGCACTTTTGACTTT
The sequence above is drawn from the Algihabitans albus genome and encodes:
- the rpe gene encoding ribulose-phosphate 3-epimerase, with amino-acid sequence MQQPVRIAPSILSADFASLGQEVRAVDAAGADYLHVDVMDGHFVPNITIGPQVVAALRPHSAKTFDVHLMIAPVDPYVEAFAKAGADILTVHPEAGYHLHRTLQLVKSCGKKAGVSLNPGTPVSVVEPVLSELDLILVMSVNPGFGGQSFIPEALEKIRSLRAMIDASGRKIDLEVDGGINRETAPQAVAAGADVLVAGTATFIGGPEAYADNIRALRGA
- a CDS encoding DUF1127 domain-containing protein; translation: MNSPAFNRKSVRLEREPRIAGDPTGSPFAWLRALGALLGRAYRAHCAEDQLADLDERLLRDIGLTRREVRSAVWGRKLADSGGVRLPDEPRPR